GTGCTTTTGCCTGGAAAGGCCATTCGGACACGGAAACACTACTCGCGGCCCTGCGGCACTGGGGGATACAAGGCGCACTGGAACGACTAAACGGCATGTTTGCCTTTGCGCTCTGGGATGCGGTTGATCGCACCTTGTATCTGGCCCGTGATCGCATGGGCGAAAAGCCACTCTATTATGGACGCAGTGGTGATGTCTTCCTTTTTGGTTCCGAACTCAAGGCGTTGACAGCCCATCCAGACTGTCAGGGTGAGGTGGATAGAAATGCCCTTGCCCTGTACCTGCGCCACAATTGTGTGCCATCTCCGTGGAGCATTTATAAGGGCATTTACAAACTGCCACCAGCTCACTTTGTGACGATACGAGAAGGTGGCAAGAATATAGGCACACCAGTATGCTACTGGAACCTGGGACAGATTGCGGAACAGGGCGCATCCAAGGCTGATGGTGATGCCCGACAAATGATTGACGAGCTGGATTCGCTGCTGCGAGACGCCATTGGCCAACGCATGATGGCGGATGTGCCCTTGGGGGCCTTTCTGTCCGGAGGTTATGATTCCACCACCGTGGCGGCTCTGATGCAGACCCAAAGTGACCGTCCGATCAAAACATTTTCCATCGGATTCCACGACGCTGACTTCAACGAGGCACAGCATGCGCGAGCAGTAGCGGAACATCTGGGAACCGACCATACCGAACTGTATGTCACCCCAGAAGAGACCATGGCAGTGATTCCCAAATTGCCGGTTATCTACGATGAACCCTTTGCCGACTCTTCCCAGATTCCCACCTTTCTGGTCAGTCAGCTGGCGCGCCAGCAGGTTACCGTAGCTCTTTCTGGCGATGGAGGTGATGAGCTTTTCTGTGGCTATAACCGTTATGCTATGGGCTATCAGATATGGAATAAACTGCGTTACCTGCCTAGACCTTTACGGCAAATGTTATCTACAGTGTTAAACCATGCTCCGGGCCATACTTTGGATGCCATTCAACATCGATTGCCAAATCGGTTTAAAGTATCAAATCTCGCGGATCGTTTACCAAAGCTGGCGGATGTTCTGTCGTATCAGGATGGTCAATCCTTTTATCGACGATTGATTTCACACTTCAAAACACCCGATGACATCGTTCCAGGTGCAACCGAGCCGGACACAATTCTTTGTTGGCCTGAACGCTTGCCGAAGCTATCCGGTTTACGTGAGCAGATGATGTACCTGGACCAGATGACCTACCTGCCGGACGATATCCTCACCAAGGTAGACCGGGCCAGTATGGCGGTAAGTCTGGAAGCGCGGGTGCCCCTGCTGGATCACCGGCTGGTGGAATTCGCTTGGCGGGTACCTACGAAGTTTAAGTATCGCAATGGACAGGGTAAATGGTTGCTCCGCCAGGTCCTTTATCGTTACGTACCACGTGAACTCATGGAGCGACCCAAGCAGGGCTTCGGCGTGCCCATAGAACATTGGCTGCGGGGCCCCCTGCGGGATTGGGCTGAAGAATTATTGGATGAGCACCGGTTACGCGAAGAGGGCTTCTTTAATCCTGCGCCCATCAGAACAATGTGGAAAGAGCATGTTACCGGGAAAAGGCGGTGGCACTATTATCTTTGGGATATTTTAATGTTTCAGCAATGGCTTAACACCGTTTCCTCAAGTCTGTAGCAGGACCAGGATCAGATTTTGGTTGCCACATGAATTCCACACAAAACATCAACAAACACGAAATATCTACCGCGAAAACGTTTGCATTTTCCTCCTCCAAAATCTTTGGGATGGTTTTTATATGATTTGACTGCAAAAACTCTCTACAATAACGAAAAATTACTACCTATACTATTTACAAAATATACAAAATTTAGTATATATTATCGAAATTAA
The window above is part of the Desulfoplanes formicivorans genome. Proteins encoded here:
- the asnB gene encoding asparagine synthase (glutamine-hydrolyzing), whose amino-acid sequence is MCGITGFWAPDTIIAPNAAVQMAQRIVSRGPDDSGVWFDKSLGLALAHRRLSIIDLTPAGHQPMRSPCGRYVLVYNGEIYNHQDLRKELEQEGGAFAWKGHSDTETLLAALRHWGIQGALERLNGMFAFALWDAVDRTLYLARDRMGEKPLYYGRSGDVFLFGSELKALTAHPDCQGEVDRNALALYLRHNCVPSPWSIYKGIYKLPPAHFVTIREGGKNIGTPVCYWNLGQIAEQGASKADGDARQMIDELDSLLRDAIGQRMMADVPLGAFLSGGYDSTTVAALMQTQSDRPIKTFSIGFHDADFNEAQHARAVAEHLGTDHTELYVTPEETMAVIPKLPVIYDEPFADSSQIPTFLVSQLARQQVTVALSGDGGDELFCGYNRYAMGYQIWNKLRYLPRPLRQMLSTVLNHAPGHTLDAIQHRLPNRFKVSNLADRLPKLADVLSYQDGQSFYRRLISHFKTPDDIVPGATEPDTILCWPERLPKLSGLREQMMYLDQMTYLPDDILTKVDRASMAVSLEARVPLLDHRLVEFAWRVPTKFKYRNGQGKWLLRQVLYRYVPRELMERPKQGFGVPIEHWLRGPLRDWAEELLDEHRLREEGFFNPAPIRTMWKEHVTGKRRWHYYLWDILMFQQWLNTVSSSL